The following nucleotide sequence is from Nitrospira sp..
ACTCCTGGCCATCGTCAATGACATTCTGGACTTCTCCAAAATCGAAGCCGGCAAACTGGAATTGGAGACGGTGGATTTCGATCTTTCGCAACTCTTGAATGAAGCCCTGGAACTGTTCAGCGAGTCGGCCAGGCGCAAACACCTCCGTCTGACGCAGCACATCGCGGCAGCAGTCCCTCTCTATCTCAAGGGAGATCCGGTACGGTTGCGCCAAATTATCCTGAATCTCCTCAGCAACGCGATCAAATTTACGGAGATAGGGGGCATCTCCGTAACGACCGACGTCCTGTCCGACTCCGGCACGGACGTGGTGCTCCGGCTGGCGGTCATCGACAGCGGCATCGGCATCCCCCTGTCGGCCCAGACCCGCATCTTCGACGCATTCGCCCAAGCCGACGGCTCGACCACCCGTCGGTACGGCGGCACCGGGCTCGGTCTGTCGATCGTCAAACAGTTGATCGCCCTCATGGGCGGCGCGATCAGTTTGGAGAGCACCCCTGGTGTCGGATCGACCTTCACATTCACGATCCGACTCCACCGGCAGGACCCCTCGGCGGCACTGATAAAAGGATTCAGCCCGCAGCTGTCGCTATCCTCGCACGATCTGATAGTACTCGAACGGTCTCCTGCCTCCACGCCTCAATCCCCTTCCACGAGGAATGCAGAAGTCGCAGGGCGCATCCTTCTCGTGGAAGACAATCCGGTCAACCAGGAAGTCGCCTGCGGGATGCTGGAATTGTTGGGGTACCAGACCAGAGTGGTGGAAAATGGAAGACACGCCGTCGCCGCCGCAGCCGAAGGCGAAATGGACGTGATCCTGATGGATTGCCAAATGCCCGAGATGGATGGACTCACCGCAACCGGTGAAATCCGTCGGCAGGCCGCTGCCGCCGGTCGCCGACGCATCCCGATCATCGCGCTCACCGCCCATGCCATGCAGGGGGATCGCGACCAATGCCTTGCCGCCGGCATGGACGATTACCTAACGAAACCCTTTACCGAACGCCAACTCCGCGAGGTCCTCTCCAAGTGGGTCCGCAGGGCTGCGTCGGCCGAACCACCCGGCACACCGGTCTCTGTCGCTCAGCTGCAGGGGGTGGCAGGCCAACCCACCACGTCGCATGAAGAGATATCGCCCGCTCTCGACCTGAAGGCGCTGGATAGCATTCGCGCTCTCCAAAGGCCCAATCGGCCGAATGTGTTGGCCTCCGTCTTGCGGAAATACCTGGATAACTCCCGGGAAAGCGTCGAAGCCCTGCGAGCCGCCATCCGGTCCGGGGATCCGGCGGCAGTCCAGGCGATCGCCCATCGACTCAAGTCCAGCAGCGCACAGTTGGGAGCACTGGCCGTTGCTGCCCGGTGCAAGGAATTGGAACAGATCGGCATACGTAAGGATCTCGTCGACGCGGACCGGGTCTTCGAACAGCTCCAGTCTGAGTACGTCACAGTCTGCACCACGTTTCGGAACGAAATCGCAAAGGGGGATCCCTCATGAACCCGCAACTCCCTGGTCCGTCGCCGGTGGCCCTCATCGCGGATGATGACATCATCATTCGGATGTTTGCCCGAGAGGCCTTGGAACAGGCAGGGTGGACGGTCGAAGAAGCGGACAACGGGCGCGAAGGCCTCGACGCGTTTCAACGTCTCCAACCGGACGTGGTGTTGCTCGACGTGATGATGCCTGAAATGGACGGCTTCGCCGCCTGCGCAGCCCTACGCCAGCTACCAGCGGGACGCCATACGCCGATCCTCATCATGACGGGACTGGATGATTTTGACTCCATCACCAAGGCCTATGAGGCAGGCGCCACCGACTTCATCATCAAACCACTGAATGCCCTCCTGCTCACCCATCGCGTGCGGTACATGGTTCGAGCCAACCAAGTCTTGCAAGCACTTCTGTCGTCGCAAGCCAAGCTGGCACAGGCCCGCGACGCGGCCCTCGAAGGCGCCCGGCTGAAATCCGAATTCCTCGCGACGATGAGTCATGAGATCCGCACCCCGATGAACGGGGTCCTCGGCATGACGGACTGGCTGCTGGAGACCGACTTGACCACTGAACAAAAAGAATGCGCGGAAACCATCCGCTCTTCGGGCGAGGCGCTCATGGTCATCCTCAACGATATCCTCGACCTGTCGAAGATAGATTCCGGCAAGCTGACGTTGGAACTGATGGATTTTGAGCTGCCGGCATTCGTCAATCGCGTCCTCGCCCTGTTTCGGGAACGTGCTCAACGGAAGGGACTGGAGCTGACCTCGCGCATCGCAGAGGGCTCGCCGATGACCTTGCACGGAGATCCGACTCGCCTGCAACAGGTCCTCAGCAACCTGGTGAACAACGCGATCAAATTCAGCGAGCACGGCACCATTACGATTCTCGTTGAGCCGGCCGAACCCACCCCGGAACAGCGGTTTGAGTTGTCCGTCGAAACCTCGGAGGCTGCGTCCCCGACCCATCTCACCAATGTTCAATTTTCGGTGGAAGATCAGGGGATCGGCATTTCCTCAGGTGCCATGGCCAAATTGTTTCAGCCTTTCGTTCAGGCCGACGGATCCACCACGCGGAAATACGGTGGAACCGGATTGGGTCTGGCCATCTGCAAACAATTGGTCGAGCTGATGGGCGGACATATTGGAGCCGCTAGTAAACCAGGAACCGGATCGGTGTTTCGGTTTACCGTTCCCCTTCAACCGTCACCTCCCACGACCACCGCTGACAAGCAGGCCGCCTAAGCCGAACGGCCCGGTGCTTCCAGCTCCACCAAGTTGCGCAATCGACCCTCTCTAGCCGTATCTTTTTAGATACGGACTAGAAGCCATTTCGATACGGTCCTCCCCGTAGAGACTCCACATCCAGATCCTATCCAATTGAAATATCATTGAATCAAGCCGGGTTTAAACTTTGCTTTACTTCATGGTGACACCCGGTGTATACAAGCTCGCTGGTAAGGGATCATCGTCGCAACGATCCTTTCTCACATCTGCGAGGCGAATCCGTTACATCGGCATTGTAGGGCATCGCATACAGCGGTCAAAGGACAGAGCTGTGCATCGTTTGACATTCGACATCGAAGAGCATTTCCAAGTTGCGCGGTTTGATTCACCGATACGCCGTCGGCATTGGGATTCTTTCGAGAGCCGCGTGGCATCGAACACCTGCAAGCTGTTGGACCTGCTCGACCGGCACCAGACACGGGCCACGTTTTTTGTGTTGGCCTGGGTCGCGGAACGGCATCCCGGACTCATCAAACAAATCGCCGACTGCGGGCATGAAATCGCCTCTCACGGGTACGGCCATGAATTGGTGACGGCGCAGACCCCCGAATTGTTTCGCGCGGATGTCCAGAAAGCCAAACGTATCCTGGAGGATCTGACCGGAACGCCTGTGCAAGGCTATCGAGCTCCAGGGTTTACCATCACCCGCGAAACGCCCTGGGCCCTGCCGATTTTGGTAGAGGAGGGGCACACCTACGATTCCAGCCTCGTGCCCATACAACACAATCACTGCGGCCTACCCGACGCCATGCCATGGCAGCACCTTCGGGAAACGACTTCCGGGCCCATTTGGGAAGTGCCGCCGACTACCATCAATCTGGGCGGCATACGAGTTCCTATTGCCGGCGGGAGTTATTTCCGACTGTTGCCCTTTCCGTTGCTGGCTCTGCTGTATCGACGCCTCCATAGAAAAGGCCGCCCTCTGGTGCTCTACTTTCACGCCTGGGATCTGGATCCGTTTCAGCCCAGAATGGAAGGTCCGCTCCTCTCACAGCTCTTCCACTATATGAATCTCGAAAAGGTGGAACCCCGGCTTTCTTCCTTGCTGGAGACATTCCGATTCGGGCCGATTGCGGGGCAGGTGGACGGTTCGGGCATCCTGCCGCACAGTTCCGCGTTTGTCCCGGCCATCCCTCCCGCCGAGATCGCCCAAGACCTCGCGTAGCCCCCTTGATCCGCCGTTACCCCTCACTCCACTGATGGGCTTCTTTTCACCGCCTCTCGCTTCACTCTGGGATTGCAGTGTGCCTTCGGTTTGAGTAGGGTAGAGCCCGCACGGAGTTCTTTATGGTCATCCTCTATCGCGCCGGCTACGGCAAATCTTACTGGTACAGGCATCTTGGCTGGATACTTCCCTGTCTACTGGTCTGGCCCGCCGCAACCTTCGCCCAGACGGTCGAAGACACGGTGCAGTTCATCAGTGACATGACCAATACTCACGGGTTTGTGCGAGGCCTGAGCTGTCGCAGCCCCAAGGCCGGCAAACCGACCAAGATGACCGAGGTGTACACCGTCATCCCCACCGGCACGAAGCTGGGGCACATTGAACTCAATCACGGCCACGACGAGATCAACACCGGCGCAACCAATTTCGATCTCCATGATATCGAGTCCGTCGACTATCAAGGGCAGGACAACCGGGAGAACTCCTTGATCCTGTACGGTGTACGTTTTACCTGTAAGGGCCCCGGCCCTTGTATCACCAAGCTCAGCTTCTGCACCGGGCCAATCCCCCAACTGGAAGCGCAGTTTCCTGAGGACACCCTCCTCTTCCGATCCGCCTCCAATGCCGAACGCGTCACCAAGGCCTTCTCCCACCTCTTGACACTCGTACGCGCGCAACAGTCTACCCAACCCTTTTGACACCTGGACGACAGGCACGAGGAGGCGTACGCCCGCGCGTCATGGTTCAGTGCAGGGGGAGATGCCGCTCGCGGCGGCGGGAGATCACGGAGCGCCTACTGCAAGGGCTGTGACTGTGAGCGGGTGCGTGCAACGGGCCAGAGTCGGTCCGACCGACTCCGGCCCGGCGAGAGAGCGGTTACTCGGAAATCGTGACGGTCATCTCGACTCGGTCGATCGGATTGTCGCACGGGCCTTTATCGGGTGGATTCGGCGCACCGGTCTGGCAGAGCACCCGGGGAACCCCCACGATCTTGTCCGCCACGCCGATCCCCTTCACCACTTCGCCGAAGATCGTATATTTTCGATCGAGGAATCGCGAGTCTTCGACCACGATGAAAAACTGTGAGCCAGCGCTGTCCGGATCCTGGGCCCGCGCCATGGAGACCATACCCCGCTTGTGCGCGAGATCGCTGAACTCCGCCTTCACGTTGTGGCCCGGCCCGCCCTGCCCATAGGCGCCTTTTTTCAGCGAGTCCTTCGTGTTCGGGTCCCCACCCTGAATCATGAATCCAGGAATGACCCGATGAAAGACCGTGCCGTTATAAAAGCCGGATTTCGCCAGCTGAATGAAGTTGTCGACATGTTTCGGCGCCACATCGGGGAAGAACTTAATTTCCATCTCGCCGAACTTCGTCTTAATGATCGCCCGCACGTTCTTGGCGTCGACCAGCGGCCTTCCTACGGCCTCAGGATCAGCCGCGAAACCGACCCCGGAGAGCCCCGACGCCATGAACAAACCGGTTCCCGCCACAACCCCCAACCATCTCGCCCATCGAGCCTGTGCCATCATGCCTCCTTCCTTTGCCGTTCAGCGGGCGGCGTCACAGGCCGTCAGCTGTTCCAGCGCTTGCTTCGCCGCCATCTGCTCAGCTTCCTTTTTACTATGCCCCTGCCCCGTCCCTCTCAGCGTCCCTTGGATGGTCAACGCGACCTCGAACACCTTCTCATGATCCGGGCCGGATTCCCGAACGGTCTCATAGCGCGGCAGCACATCGAACCGCTTCTGACAAATCTCCTGCAGATGCGTCTTATAGTCGCCCATCCCCGGCTTGGCATGGTAGGCGCGGACGGCCAGCAGTTCCTCTTCCAGTACCCGCAGCGTAAAGGACCGACTCGCATCAAGTCCACCGTCCAGATAGACCGCCGCGATCAACGCTTCGAGAGCATCCGCGAGCAGGGAATGCTTTTCCCGGCCCTTCGACAGTTCCTCACCCTTCCCCAAACGAAGCAGGCGACCCAAATTCATGCGCTGCGCCGCCTTGGCCAGAGAGGTTTCGCTGACTAATTGGGCTTTGAGTTTCGACAGCGCACCCTCGCTGCTGTCCGGAAATTCCGCCGCGAGATACTCGCTCATGATGAGCGACAGCACGGCATCGCCGAGAAACTCCAGCCGTTCGTTTTGCCGCCGATCCTTTCCGCGTCGCTCGTTCGAATAGGATTTGTGGGTCAGGGCTTCTTCCAGGAGGCGCGGCCGGCGGAACTGATAGCCGAGGAGGCGCTGGACCGTCTCAATTGACGTTGCCGGCGTCATAACCCATGACTCGTGCGAGGAAGGGAATTACGACTCACATTTGCGGAACAGCAGACAGGCGTTCACCCCGCCGAAGCCGAATGAGTTGGACAACACGACCTTCGGATTGGCCGGACGAGCCTGATTCGGCACATAGTCGAGATCGCAGGCAGGATCCGGGTGCTCGAGGTTGATGGTTGGAGGCAGAATTCCATGGTACAGCGCCAGAATACTGAACACGGCCTCGATGCCGCCGGCTGCGCCCAGCAAATGCCCCGTCATGGATTTCGTCGAACTGACGGGAATGCGATAGGCCTGCTCACCGAATACCTGCTTGATGGCCTTGGTCTCGATGGCATCCGCCATGGTCGAGGTGCCATGAGCGTTGATGTAGCCGACATCCGACGTGGTAACCGTCGCATCTTTCAGCGCCATTTCCATGCAACGAACGGCACCCTCGCCCTCTTCGGGCGGAGCCGTGATGTGGTAGGCATCGCTGTTCATCGCATACCCGATCAGTTCCGCATACATCCGGGCTCCGCGCCGCTTGGCATGTTCGAGTTCTTCCAGCACGACCACGCCCGCCCCTTCGCCCAACACGAAGCCGTCCCGGTCTTTGTCGAACGGCCGACTGGCCTTCGTCGGCGCATCGTTCCTGAATGACAGGGCCTTGGCCGATGCGAACCCGGCCACGCCCAGCGGAGTAATGGCCGCTTCCGCCCCACCGGCGATCATCACATCCGCGTCACCGCGCTGAATGAGCCGATACGCGTCGCCGATGCAATGATTCCCGGTCGCGCAAGCCGTGACGGCGCAGGAATTCGGCCCCTTCGCCCCCAGCCTGATTGCGACCTGGCCGGAAGCCAAATTGATGATGGTCATGGGAATAAAAAACGGCGAGACCCGACCGGGGCCTTTCTCCTTGAGCACATCATGGTAGTGCTCGATCGAGCCCAAGCCACCGATGCCGGAGCCGATATATACGCCGACCTTCGTCGCCTCCTCAGGCTCCACCTTCAGTGCCGCATCATCCACCGCCAGTTGGCTCGCCGCCACGGCGTAATGAATGAACGTGTCCATCTTCTTGATTTCTTTTTTTTCGATAAACTGAGCCGGGTCGAAATCCTTGACCTCTCCGGCGATCTGCGCATCATAGGCGGAGGGATCGAATCGTGTAATGCGACCGATTCCTGACTCCCCGGCACACAGGGCCTTCCAGGTCTTTTCCGTACCGGTTCCCAGGGGCGTCACCAGCCCTAGGCCGGTGACCACGACACGTCTGGTGGGTCGATCGTGCATACCGCTGCGTCCTGCTATGCCTTTTCCTTAATATATTCCAACGCCTTCCCGACGGTCAGGATCTTTTCGGCGTCTTCATCGGGAATCTCGATTTCGAACTCTTCTTCGAGCGCCATGACCAACTCAACCGTATCAAGCGAATCCGCGCCCAAATCTTCGACGAAATGCGCTTCAGGCGTCACTTCCTCTTCTTCGACCCCCAACTGCTCGGCGATAATCTTCTTCACCCGTTCATCTACTGTTGCCATTGACTTCCCCACCTCCTTCCCCATGCAAGCCTCCTCCTTCACTCCAAGACCGGCGTCACTGCCGAATCACCGGCCTCGCCCTTCCATTTGTACTTACTTATACCATGAGCATGCCACCGTTCACGTGCAAGACCTGCCCGGTGATGTATGACGCGGCATCCGATACCAGAAAGCGGACCGCGGCGGCGATATCCGCAGGGAGGCCCAGCCGCCCCAAGGGGATCTGCTTCTGCAACGTCTCCTTCACCTCGGCTGGCAAACCTTGCGTCATCGCCGTGTCAATAAACCCCGGCGCGACCGCATTGACCGTGACCGCACGGCTCGCATACTCCCGCGCCACCGTCTTGGTAAATCCGATCACCGCCGCCTTCGATGCGGCGTAATTGGCCTGCCCCACATTGCCCATCGCCCCCACGATCGAGGCAATATTCACGATGCGCCCGTATCGTTGCTTGGTCATCGGCTGCAACACCGCCTTGGTGCAATGGAAGGTGCCGTTGAGATTGACCTGCAGCACCAGATTCCAATCCTCTTCCTTCATCCGCAACAACAACCCGTCACGGGTGATGCCGGCGTTATTCACCAGAATATCGATCTTGCCCCATTCTTTCATGACCTGATCGGCCATAGCCTTGGCATCGTTAAAGTCAGCGACGTTTACCTTGACATTCAGCGCCTTCCGGCCGAGTGTCCGGATGGCTGCCACCGCTTCTTCCGACCGTCCGGGATCCAGATCGGCCACCGCGAT
It contains:
- a CDS encoding PAS domain S-box protein, coding for MHHLLTRQLKRIGLLSDTIPSSLEAWQKFLERVSQSYVESDQGYELLERSLALSSQEMQALNEQLRRTSETQLADERDKLHTVIRSVGDGLCVVDQNWKIQLLNPEGQRLWAVREEEVVGRSLDHIITLTSQQDGREHNVMDAIFQETTAGRAVRSDDGQLTTTTGRSFPVSYVLAPIVRDSRSAGAVLVFRDTTDRKRAEEALRTSEERLAVTVQGAAVGIWDWDLKTNQMYFSPQWKQQLGYLDAELRNEAEEWKSRIHIEDQPEVLAVVTDCWDGRRDQFEIEHRVRYRDGSYRWILSRGSVIRDAFGVTARMVGIHIDTTDRKRIEEDLRTAKEAAEAASKAKSEFLANMSHEIRTPMNGVLGTTELLLTTDLTDKQRRLASTVHRSGKTLLAIVNDILDFSKIEAGKLELETVDFDLSQLLNEALELFSESARRKHLRLTQHIAAAVPLYLKGDPVRLRQIILNLLSNAIKFTEIGGISVTTDVLSDSGTDVVLRLAVIDSGIGIPLSAQTRIFDAFAQADGSTTRRYGGTGLGLSIVKQLIALMGGAISLESTPGVGSTFTFTIRLHRQDPSAALIKGFSPQLSLSSHDLIVLERSPASTPQSPSTRNAEVAGRILLVEDNPVNQEVACGMLELLGYQTRVVENGRHAVAAAAEGEMDVILMDCQMPEMDGLTATGEIRRQAAAAGRRRIPIIALTAHAMQGDRDQCLAAGMDDYLTKPFTERQLREVLSKWVRRAASAEPPGTPVSVAQLQGVAGQPTTSHEEISPALDLKALDSIRALQRPNRPNVLASVLRKYLDNSRESVEALRAAIRSGDPAAVQAIAHRLKSSSAQLGALAVAARCKELEQIGIRKDLVDADRVFEQLQSEYVTVCTTFRNEIAKGDPS
- a CDS encoding response regulator, with product MNPQLPGPSPVALIADDDIIIRMFAREALEQAGWTVEEADNGREGLDAFQRLQPDVVLLDVMMPEMDGFAACAALRQLPAGRHTPILIMTGLDDFDSITKAYEAGATDFIIKPLNALLLTHRVRYMVRANQVLQALLSSQAKLAQARDAALEGARLKSEFLATMSHEIRTPMNGVLGMTDWLLETDLTTEQKECAETIRSSGEALMVILNDILDLSKIDSGKLTLELMDFELPAFVNRVLALFRERAQRKGLELTSRIAEGSPMTLHGDPTRLQQVLSNLVNNAIKFSEHGTITILVEPAEPTPEQRFELSVETSEAASPTHLTNVQFSVEDQGIGISSGAMAKLFQPFVQADGSTTRKYGGTGLGLAICKQLVELMGGHIGAASKPGTGSVFRFTVPLQPSPPTTTADKQAA
- a CDS encoding DUF3473 domain-containing protein, with the translated sequence MHRLTFDIEEHFQVARFDSPIRRRHWDSFESRVASNTCKLLDLLDRHQTRATFFVLAWVAERHPGLIKQIADCGHEIASHGYGHELVTAQTPELFRADVQKAKRILEDLTGTPVQGYRAPGFTITRETPWALPILVEEGHTYDSSLVPIQHNHCGLPDAMPWQHLRETTSGPIWEVPPTTINLGGIRVPIAGGSYFRLLPFPLLALLYRRLHRKGRPLVLYFHAWDLDPFQPRMEGPLLSQLFHYMNLEKVEPRLSSLLETFRFGPIAGQVDGSGILPHSSAFVPAIPPAEIAQDLA
- a CDS encoding peptidylprolyl isomerase, with product MASGLSGVGFAADPEAVGRPLVDAKNVRAIIKTKFGEMEIKFFPDVAPKHVDNFIQLAKSGFYNGTVFHRVIPGFMIQGGDPNTKDSLKKGAYGQGGPGHNVKAEFSDLAHKRGMVSMARAQDPDSAGSQFFIVVEDSRFLDRKYTIFGEVVKGIGVADKIVGVPRVLCQTGAPNPPDKGPCDNPIDRVEMTVTISE
- the rnc gene encoding ribonuclease III, whose amino-acid sequence is MTPATSIETVQRLLGYQFRRPRLLEEALTHKSYSNERRGKDRRQNERLEFLGDAVLSLIMSEYLAAEFPDSSEGALSKLKAQLVSETSLAKAAQRMNLGRLLRLGKGEELSKGREKHSLLADALEALIAAVYLDGGLDASRSFTLRVLEEELLAVRAYHAKPGMGDYKTHLQEICQKRFDVLPRYETVRESGPDHEKVFEVALTIQGTLRGTGQGHSKKEAEQMAAKQALEQLTACDAAR
- the fabF gene encoding beta-ketoacyl-ACP synthase II, translating into MHDRPTRRVVVTGLGLVTPLGTGTEKTWKALCAGESGIGRITRFDPSAYDAQIAGEVKDFDPAQFIEKKEIKKMDTFIHYAVAASQLAVDDAALKVEPEEATKVGVYIGSGIGGLGSIEHYHDVLKEKGPGRVSPFFIPMTIINLASGQVAIRLGAKGPNSCAVTACATGNHCIGDAYRLIQRGDADVMIAGGAEAAITPLGVAGFASAKALSFRNDAPTKASRPFDKDRDGFVLGEGAGVVVLEELEHAKRRGARMYAELIGYAMNSDAYHITAPPEEGEGAVRCMEMALKDATVTTSDVGYINAHGTSTMADAIETKAIKQVFGEQAYRIPVSSTKSMTGHLLGAAGGIEAVFSILALYHGILPPTINLEHPDPACDLDYVPNQARPANPKVVLSNSFGFGGVNACLLFRKCES
- the acpP gene encoding acyl carrier protein, with the translated sequence MATVDERVKKIIAEQLGVEEEEVTPEAHFVEDLGADSLDTVELVMALEEEFEIEIPDEDAEKILTVGKALEYIKEKA
- the fabG gene encoding 3-oxoacyl-[acyl-carrier-protein] reductase translates to MSLQGKVAIVTGGAQGIGRAIAEALAEDGADIAVADLDPGRSEEAVAAIRTLGRKALNVKVNVADFNDAKAMADQVMKEWGKIDILVNNAGITRDGLLLRMKEEDWNLVLQVNLNGTFHCTKAVLQPMTKQRYGRIVNIASIVGAMGNVGQANYAASKAAVIGFTKTVAREYASRAVTVNAVAPGFIDTAMTQGLPAEVKETLQKQIPLGRLGLPADIAAAVRFLVSDAASYITGQVLHVNGGMLMV